Proteins encoded in a region of the Stigmatella erecta genome:
- a CDS encoding glutathione S-transferase family protein yields the protein MLKVYGFSRVNKMARGKTRDLRVLWALEEMGLPYEVVGMDHPNHDLDTPAYRTINPFGQIPVIDDDGVVVTESGAILLYLARKSGKLMPRDLAGEAQVLRWCIAALNTIEVPILTAWFADLNGGKGTKASDALHQWGAMRLKQLDGWLAGREFVATGEFTVADLLMTHVLGAGIDESVVKDYPNVLAFQRRCIARPAWKKTFDAYCDRVEAD from the coding sequence ATGCTCAAGGTCTACGGCTTCTCCCGAGTGAACAAGATGGCCCGCGGCAAGACCCGCGACCTGCGCGTGCTGTGGGCGCTGGAGGAGATGGGTCTGCCCTACGAGGTCGTGGGGATGGATCATCCGAATCACGACCTCGATACGCCCGCGTATCGCACGATCAATCCGTTCGGACAGATTCCGGTGATCGACGACGATGGCGTGGTCGTCACCGAGTCGGGTGCAATCCTGCTCTATCTCGCCCGCAAGAGCGGCAAGCTGATGCCGCGCGACCTCGCCGGCGAAGCGCAGGTGCTGCGCTGGTGCATCGCGGCGCTGAACACGATCGAAGTCCCGATCCTGACCGCGTGGTTCGCCGACCTGAACGGCGGCAAGGGCACCAAGGCAAGCGATGCGCTTCACCAGTGGGGGGCCATGCGCCTGAAGCAGCTCGACGGCTGGCTCGCGGGCAGAGAGTTCGTCGCGACCGGCGAGTTCACAGTCGCGGACCTCTTGATGACGCATGTGCTGGGCGCCGGCATCGACGAGAGTGTCGTCAAGGACTATCCAAACGTGCTCGCCTTCCAGAGGCGCTGCATTGCGCGCCCGGCCTGGAAGAAGACGTTCGACGCCTACTGCGACCGCGTCGAAGCGGACTGA